CTGCCCGAGAAGCTGAAGACGCCCGAATGGAGACCTGACTTCGGCCCGCCCGCGTTCAACCCGAGGAGCGGGGCGTCGGCGGTCGGCGCGCGGGATTTTCTCATCGCCTACAACGTAAACCTGAACACAACGAGCACGCGACGCGCGAATTCCGTCGCGTTCGACGTGCGCGAACGCGGCCGCGTCAAGCGCATCGGCAACCCGATTTCGGGTGAGATCGTGCGCGATTCTGAGGGCAATCCCGTCCACGAGCCGGGCGCGCTGAAGTCGGTCAAAGCCATCGGCTGGTTCATCGAAGAATATGGCTTTGCCCAAGTTTCCATGAACTTAACGAGCATCCGCGAAACCCCGATCCACGTCGCATTCGACACCTGCTGCGAGAAGGCAGGTGCTCGTGGCATCCGCGTAACCGGCTCCGAACTGGTCGGTCTGATCCCGCTTCAATCGATACTGGAGGCAGGCCGCTACTTCCTTCGCAAACAGCAGCTCTCCGTTGGCGTACCGGACTCCGAACTCGTCCGGGTCGCCATCAAGTCTATGGGCCTGGATGAACTGGGCCCATTCGATCCGCAGGTGCGGATTATCGAGTACGCCATGGTCGATACAGCCAATCACACCCTTGTGAACCTGTCCACAAAGGCCTTCGTCGAGAAGGTCGCATCGGAGTCCCCGGCGCCCGGCGGTGGATCGGTCTCAGCGCTGCTCGGCGCGCTCGGAGCCGCTCTCGGGACCATGGTCGCGAACCTCTCAGCCCACAAGCGAGGTTGGGACGACCGCTGGGAGGAGTTCTCGCAGTGGGCAGAAAAAGGCAAGCAATGCTATACGGAACTGCTTGCCCTTGTCGATGAAGACACCGCTGCATTCGATGCGCTCATGGCCGCCTTCTCCCTACCTAAGGACACCGAGGACGAGAAGGCCGCCCGCGCGGCTGCCATCCAGGGCGCGACCAGGGGCGCCATCGAGGTTCCGCTTCGAACGATGGAGGTGGCGTACCGCTCGATGGAGGTCATTCGAGCAATGGCCGAGACCGGCAACCCGAACTCCGTATCCGATGCCGGTGTCGGGGCATTGTGCGCGGTCGCGGCCGTTCGAGGGGCCCACTTGAATGTGAAGATCAACTGCTCCGGGCTGAAAGATGAGGCTTTCGTAGCCAAGGCCACGGCCAAGGCAAGCCAGATCGAAAAGCAAGCGATTGCCGCCGAATCGACCATTCTTGACTCTGTTGAAAAGAAACTCTGAGGGCGGGTACTGTCCTGCCTTGAGTCCATTCAAGGAGGACCAGCAATGTCACTTCAACTAGGGGACGTCGTCCCAAACTTCACGCAGCAATCGACCGACGGACCGATCGACTTCTACGACTATGCCGGCAGCGGTTGGGTGATCCTTTTCTCTCACCCCAAAGACTTCACGCCCGTGTGCACCACCGAATTGGGCGCTGTCGCGAGGCTCAAATCGGAATTCGACCGGCGCGGCGTCAAGGTCATCGGCCTGAGCGTCGACAGCCTGGCGAGCCATCAGGGCTGGGTCCAGGACATCGAGGACACGCAGGGCGTCAAGCTCAATTTCCCACTGCTCGCCGATGAGGACCGAACGGTCGCCAACCTATATGGCATGATCCACCCGAACTCGGACAACGTGTTTACCGTGCGCTCGGTGTTCATCATCGACCCGGACAAAAAGCTGCGCCTGACCCTCACCTACCCGGCACCGACCGGCCGCAACTTCAACGAGATCCTGCGGGTGGTCGACGCGCTGCAGCTCACGGACAGGAACAAGGTCGCGACGCCGGTGAACTGGAGCCACGGCGACGACGTGATCATCCTGCCCTCGGTCAGCGATGAGGCCGCCAGAGAACTGTTCCCCGATGGCTTCACGACACTCAAGCCCTACCTTCGAGTGACCAAGCAGCCCCGCGAGAAAGCCGGCGTATAGGCAGCGAATCTCAACGCCCTGCTTCCCGTTTGACGCAACTGTAAACGGGAAGCAGGGCCCCCGCGCTATTCAGCGCGCAGAAACTCCATCGAAACCGGACAACAAGAGGCTAATATCCTTGCATGCTCGAACCGCCCGAGCGGCCCAAGAAGCGCCTTGCCTTCCGCCCCCCGAAAAGGAGCGCCCTTTGGCTTGGGCTGTGCGAGCTCTTCCTGCCAACCATCCTGAAGCGCGGTTTTGGGATTGAGTCGGTCCATTATGAGCCGCATGAGCTTGAGCGCTTCCGTCACCTAACCTCAGAGCGGCTGCTCATCACACCGAACCATCCGACCCACGCCGAGCCGGTCGTGATGTTTCACCTGGCCAAAACGGTCGGACGTCCCTTCTATTACCTCTCGAACCGCGAGGGCTTTGGGCTGGCGTGGGGGCTGCTCGGGTTCCTGCTCCAACGCTGCGGCGCCTATTCGATCCTTCGGGGCGCGCCGGATCGGGAGTCCTTCAAGACCACCCGTCGCATCTTGAGCCAGGCGATGGGACCGCTCGTGATCTTCCCC
The genomic region above belongs to Armatimonadota bacterium and contains:
- the ftcD gene encoding glutamate formimidoyltransferase: MPTPLIECVPNFSEGRDHAAIEAIADAVRSVEGVKLLNVDPGASTNRTVFTFAGEPVAVCEAAFRAAKAGIERIDMSRHHGEHPRFGALDVCPLVPIAGITMEETAAYARALGKRLGEELGLTIYLYGEAATSPVRKDLSYVRSGEYEALPEKLKTPEWRPDFGPPAFNPRSGASAVGARDFLIAYNVNLNTTSTRRANSVAFDVRERGRVKRIGNPISGEIVRDSEGNPVHEPGALKSVKAIGWFIEEYGFAQVSMNLTSIRETPIHVAFDTCCEKAGARGIRVTGSELVGLIPLQSILEAGRYFLRKQQLSVGVPDSELVRVAIKSMGLDELGPFDPQVRIIEYAMVDTANHTLVNLSTKAFVEKVASESPAPGGGSVSALLGALGAALGTMVANLSAHKRGWDDRWEEFSQWAEKGKQCYTELLALVDEDTAAFDALMAAFSLPKDTEDEKAARAAAIQGATRGAIEVPLRTMEVAYRSMEVIRAMAETGNPNSVSDAGVGALCAVAAVRGAHLNVKINCSGLKDEAFVAKATAKASQIEKQAIAAESTILDSVEKKL
- a CDS encoding peroxiredoxin, yielding MSLQLGDVVPNFTQQSTDGPIDFYDYAGSGWVILFSHPKDFTPVCTTELGAVARLKSEFDRRGVKVIGLSVDSLASHQGWVQDIEDTQGVKLNFPLLADEDRTVANLYGMIHPNSDNVFTVRSVFIIDPDKKLRLTLTYPAPTGRNFNEILRVVDALQLTDRNKVATPVNWSHGDDVIILPSVSDEAARELFPDGFTTLKPYLRVTKQPREKAGV